In Stenotrophomonas sp. 610A2, one DNA window encodes the following:
- a CDS encoding GGDEF domain-containing protein has protein sequence MRSVPLRTIAPVTTLALLFFAIWLWFDGQRFAAIASLLLSALALLASVWIHQRKPRLELGGALLCLVTVGGCLLSARQLGNDALPWSYLALMSNFFIVRNQIATPLNLMLVAGLLLMPDLLLGHAPQLQALIVIVLVFGFGYHFSHRLQGDRTRLEMLASLDALTGVPNRRALEKSLQAHINGVRHERFRQGLIVIDIDNFKAVNDHYGHAAGDTALSDIAAILRFELRENDQVFRFGGEEFVILADTGSHEALASFTERLRKAVYESLRGPGGRITISVGAALYAGEQRWQDWFARADIALYEAKGKGRNSVVVAE, from the coding sequence TTGCGCAGCGTACCGCTGCGCACCATCGCCCCGGTGACCACCTTGGCCTTGCTGTTTTTTGCGATCTGGCTGTGGTTTGACGGGCAAAGATTCGCAGCCATCGCCAGCCTCCTGTTGTCGGCACTGGCCCTGCTGGCCAGCGTATGGATCCACCAACGCAAGCCGCGATTGGAGTTGGGCGGCGCGCTGTTGTGCCTGGTGACGGTGGGCGGCTGCCTGCTCTCCGCCCGGCAGTTGGGCAACGACGCTTTGCCGTGGTCCTACCTGGCCTTGATGTCCAACTTCTTCATCGTCCGCAACCAGATCGCCACCCCGCTCAACCTGATGCTGGTTGCCGGCCTGTTGCTGATGCCAGACCTGCTGCTGGGACATGCCCCGCAGTTGCAGGCACTGATCGTCATCGTGCTGGTGTTCGGTTTTGGCTACCACTTCTCCCATCGCCTGCAAGGCGACCGCACCCGGCTGGAGATGTTGGCATCACTGGACGCACTGACCGGCGTGCCCAACCGGCGTGCGCTGGAAAAATCCTTGCAGGCGCATATCAATGGCGTACGCCACGAACGCTTCCGCCAAGGCCTGATCGTGATCGACATCGACAACTTCAAGGCGGTCAATGATCACTACGGTCATGCTGCTGGCGATACCGCCCTTTCCGATATCGCCGCGATCCTGCGTTTTGAACTGCGCGAGAACGACCAGGTATTTCGTTTTGGCGGCGAGGAGTTCGTGATCCTTGCCGATACCGGCAGCCATGAAGCCTTGGCCAGTTTTACCGAACGCCTGCGCAAGGCGGTGTATGAATCCCTGCGCGGACCCGGCGGTCGCATCACCATCTCGGTCGGGGCAGCGCTGTATGCCGGCGAGCAACGCTGGCAGGACTGGTTCGCCCGCGCCGATATCGCGCTGTATGAGGCCAAGGGCAAGGGACGCAACAGCGTCGTAGTGGCGGAATAG
- the lexA gene encoding transcriptional repressor LexA: MTELSPRRTAILRYIRDQVTGHGQAPSLAEIAAACGLASRGAARKHVLALSEAGLIEVAAGQARGIRPAGQIPRTELLQVPVLGRVAAGAPIGADAELADTLALDERLFAARPDYLLRVQGDSMIDDGILDGDLVAVRRSSDARNGQTVVARLDGELTIKRLSRSGTTLRLLPRNPAYAPIEVQHDQDFAIEGVFCGLVRRG, encoded by the coding sequence ATGACCGAGCTCAGCCCCCGCCGTACTGCCATCCTTCGCTACATCCGTGACCAGGTGACCGGACATGGGCAGGCGCCCTCGTTGGCTGAAATCGCCGCTGCCTGCGGGCTTGCCTCGCGCGGTGCCGCGCGCAAGCACGTGCTGGCCTTGAGCGAGGCGGGTCTGATCGAGGTGGCTGCGGGTCAGGCCCGCGGGATTCGCCCGGCGGGGCAGATCCCACGGACGGAGCTGCTGCAGGTGCCCGTGCTTGGGCGGGTCGCCGCAGGCGCACCGATCGGAGCCGACGCGGAGCTGGCCGACACCTTGGCCCTGGATGAGCGGCTGTTTGCCGCGCGCCCGGATTACCTGCTGCGCGTGCAAGGCGATTCGATGATCGATGACGGCATCCTCGATGGTGATCTGGTCGCGGTCCGGCGCAGCAGTGATGCGCGCAATGGTCAGACGGTGGTGGCGCGGCTGGACGGTGAGTTGACCATCAAGCGGCTCTCGCGCAGTGGTACAACGCTGCGGCTGCTGCCGCGCAACCCGGCCTATGCGCCGATTGAAGTGCAGCACGATCAGGACTTCGCCATCGAGGGCGTGTTCTGTGGTTTGGTCCGGCGTGGCTGA
- the imuA gene encoding translesion DNA synthesis-associated protein ImuA, whose translation MGAVVALDSLLHERRVWRGRPAPLPASRQPTGYAQLDDVLPTGGWPESALSEILLPAEGVGELRLLWPSLARLTQAGERVVLVAPPHIPYAPAWQAAGIDLRQLQVVQAADQRDALWATEQCLRSGSCGAVLCWPQMAEDKALRRLQVAAESGQTLGFASRPLQAAKNPSPAALRIAIDAQPAQLRVLKCRGGMVPSRPLPFAREQ comes from the coding sequence ATGGGCGCGGTTGTTGCCCTCGACAGCCTGCTGCACGAACGCCGGGTCTGGCGTGGTCGGCCTGCGCCACTGCCGGCCAGCCGCCAACCGACGGGTTATGCGCAACTGGATGATGTGCTGCCTACCGGCGGTTGGCCGGAGTCGGCGTTGAGCGAAATCCTGTTGCCCGCAGAAGGCGTGGGTGAGCTGCGCCTGCTATGGCCATCGTTGGCGCGTTTGACCCAGGCTGGCGAGCGTGTGGTGCTGGTGGCACCGCCACATATTCCTTATGCGCCGGCCTGGCAGGCGGCGGGCATCGACCTGCGCCAGCTGCAGGTGGTGCAGGCGGCGGATCAACGCGATGCGCTCTGGGCCACTGAACAATGCCTGCGTTCGGGCAGCTGCGGTGCAGTGCTGTGCTGGCCGCAGATGGCCGAGGACAAGGCCTTGCGGCGGCTGCAGGTGGCGGCCGAATCAGGGCAGACGCTGGGTTTTGCCAGCCGGCCGTTGCAGGCGGCAAAGAACCCTTCGCCGGCCGCCCTGCGCATCGCCATCGATGCACAGCCGGCGCAGCTGCGGGTGCTGAAGTGTCGTGGTGGCATGGTGCCGTCGCGCCCGTTGCCGTTTGCCCGGGAGCAGTAA
- a CDS encoding Y-family DNA polymerase, whose product MRWACILLPHLAMDGVLRGCAEPDAARVLISGPSQRRVLHAVNPAAAALGLKAGQSLVTAQALATGFEIHPYEPDAQSEWHRFLAAWAYQFSSQVSLQYAQALIIEIEHSLALFGPWPKFEARLRQELGALGFRHRIALAPNPVAARALANARDGLSVDEAGLAALLGQLPVARAGFGASASAAFARMGIRSVKQLQGLPRASINRRFAPDVLRQLDALLGERAFVLQPYQPPDVFELRIELGYEVESSQALLFPLRRLTSDLAAFLAGRDGSVQRFALLLEHEDRPPTTLEIGLLAAERDASLLFEIARSRLEQAKIPAPVRQFGLRADQLPAFVPEHRELFDTRPQQSMPWEQLRERLRARLGDQSVHGLRVHADHRPEYAWRGVVAPAAASTADSLPSPMRPGWLLRTPQPWPGASPELLSAPERIESGWWDGDDVRRDYYRVSTRFGQQAWAWREVGGEGGFMLQGWFA is encoded by the coding sequence GTGCGCTGGGCCTGCATCCTGTTGCCACACCTGGCCATGGACGGCGTCCTGCGTGGCTGTGCCGAGCCGGACGCGGCGCGGGTATTGATCAGTGGGCCCAGCCAGCGGCGGGTGCTGCATGCAGTCAATCCCGCGGCGGCGGCGCTGGGGCTGAAGGCAGGGCAGTCGCTGGTGACGGCACAGGCATTGGCAACCGGGTTTGAAATACACCCATACGAGCCGGACGCGCAGTCGGAGTGGCATCGTTTTCTTGCGGCTTGGGCGTATCAATTCAGTTCGCAGGTCAGCCTGCAGTATGCGCAGGCGCTGATCATCGAAATCGAGCACAGCCTGGCGCTGTTCGGGCCGTGGCCGAAGTTCGAGGCGCGCCTGCGGCAGGAGTTGGGTGCCCTGGGGTTCCGTCATCGCATCGCATTGGCGCCCAATCCGGTGGCTGCTCGCGCCTTGGCCAATGCACGCGATGGTTTGAGCGTGGATGAGGCAGGGCTGGCGGCATTGCTGGGACAACTGCCGGTTGCACGTGCCGGGTTTGGTGCCAGTGCTTCGGCGGCGTTCGCGCGCATGGGCATCCGTAGCGTCAAACAATTGCAGGGCCTGCCACGGGCCAGCATCAACCGGCGCTTTGCACCCGATGTACTGCGGCAGCTGGATGCCTTGCTCGGCGAGCGTGCCTTCGTATTGCAGCCGTATCAGCCACCGGATGTGTTCGAGCTGCGCATCGAACTTGGCTATGAAGTGGAGTCTTCGCAGGCGCTGCTGTTCCCACTGCGCCGCCTGACCTCCGACCTTGCCGCGTTCCTGGCCGGCCGCGATGGCAGCGTGCAGCGTTTTGCGCTGTTGCTGGAACACGAGGACCGCCCGCCCACCACCTTGGAGATCGGCCTGCTTGCGGCCGAGCGTGATGCCAGCCTGTTGTTCGAGATTGCCCGCAGCCGCCTGGAGCAGGCCAAGATCCCGGCGCCGGTGCGTCAGTTCGGCCTGCGCGCCGATCAGTTGCCGGCCTTTGTGCCGGAGCACCGTGAGCTGTTCGATACCCGTCCGCAGCAGAGCATGCCGTGGGAACAGCTGCGCGAACGCCTGCGTGCCCGTCTGGGTGATCAATCCGTGCACGGCCTGCGCGTGCATGCCGACCATCGACCCGAATATGCCTGGCGTGGCGTGGTGGCTCCAGCTGCTGCTTCAACAGCCGATAGCCTGCCGTCGCCAATGCGGCCTGGTTGGTTGCTGCGCACGCCGCAGCCCTGGCCGGGAGCAAGCCCGGAACTGCTGTCGGCGCCGGAACGGATCGAGAGTGGCTGGTGGGATGGCGATGACGTGCGTCGTGATTACTACCGGGTCAGTACCCGCTTTGGCCAGCAGGCATGGGCGTGGCGCGAGGTGGGCGGCGAGGGCGGCTTCATGCTGCAGGGCTGGTTCGCATGA
- a CDS encoding error-prone DNA polymerase has product MTAGYAELHCLSAFSFQRGASTADELFARAKAHGYQALAITDECTLAGIVRAWRASKETGLQLIVGSEIQLENGAKLVLLVEDAAGYQTLCWLITQARRRAEKGEYRLLAEDLAAIDRSGLLALWLPAVQPEPAEGMQLRGWFPQRCWIAVELHHGADDDARLQQLQVLGAELQLPLVAAGDVHMHARGRRALQDVMTAIRHRVTVAEAGQRLFANGERHLRPLQALQAIYPAALLQQTLCIAERCAGFDLKEAVNYLYPSEVVPAGYTAQCWLAELVTRGAGKRWPDGTPPQAQALIEKELGLIAKKKYASYFLTVHDLVAYARSIGIVCQGRGSAANSVVCFVLGITELDPSHSHLLFERFISDDRDEPPDIDVDFEHERREEVIQYVFSRYGRERAALAAVATQYGGRGALRDVARVLGMPGDVITQLTSCVGHWSDSIPEEERLREHGFDPDSPLLRRILILANELIDFPHYLSQHPGGFVISERALHSMVPVENAAMEARTVIQWDKDDLETLGLMKVDVLALGMLTAVRRCFDLIERYRGLHFTLATIPQEDKKTYAMISRADTIGVFQIESRAQMAMLPRLKPQTFYDLVVEVAIVRPGPIQGDMVHPYLRRRTGEELVSYPSKALEAVLERTLGVPLFQEQVMQIAMVAAGYNASEADSLRRSMAAWKRHGGLEPHRLKLTEGMLERGYPLEFAERIFEQIKGFGSYGFPESHAASFALIAYASSWLKCHYAAEFACALLNSQPMGFYSPDQLLQDVRRHGVATRPLDVRYSGWECSLEWERDNERLAIRLGFCLVRGFNAEDALRIEQARAQTAFTDIADLCRRADLDARARALLADAGALRGMVGNRHRARWAIAGVEDQRPLFDDQPATAEADVALPMPSAGEDLNADYALLGTTLELHPLARLRRQLSARRCRSSKDLESMRSTGNVLVAGLVRGRQRPATASGVTFITLEDEFGQINVVVWRQLAERQRQVFLESRLMQVSGRLEAENGVRHLIARRLDDLSPLLGSLDVRSRDFH; this is encoded by the coding sequence ATGACGGCCGGTTATGCCGAGCTGCATTGCCTGTCCGCTTTCAGCTTCCAGCGCGGCGCATCGACTGCGGATGAGTTGTTCGCACGAGCAAAAGCACATGGCTACCAGGCACTGGCCATCACCGACGAATGCACGCTGGCCGGCATCGTGCGTGCCTGGCGCGCGTCCAAGGAAACAGGCTTGCAGCTGATTGTCGGCAGCGAGATCCAACTGGAAAACGGCGCCAAGCTGGTCCTGCTGGTGGAAGACGCCGCAGGCTACCAAACGCTGTGCTGGTTGATAACACAGGCAAGGCGGCGGGCGGAAAAGGGCGAGTACCGGCTGTTGGCCGAGGACCTGGCGGCGATTGATCGCAGTGGCCTGCTGGCCTTGTGGCTGCCTGCGGTACAACCAGAACCTGCCGAGGGCATGCAGTTGCGGGGATGGTTCCCGCAGCGCTGCTGGATTGCGGTGGAACTGCACCATGGTGCCGATGACGATGCGCGTCTGCAGCAGCTGCAGGTACTGGGCGCAGAGCTGCAGCTGCCATTGGTGGCTGCTGGTGACGTGCATATGCATGCACGTGGACGCCGGGCATTGCAGGATGTGATGACGGCCATCCGCCACCGTGTCACCGTTGCCGAGGCCGGGCAGCGGCTGTTCGCCAACGGTGAGCGGCATCTGCGTCCGCTGCAGGCGTTGCAGGCGATCTATCCAGCAGCATTGTTGCAGCAGACGCTGTGCATCGCCGAACGCTGCGCCGGGTTTGACCTGAAAGAAGCCGTCAACTATCTATATCCCAGCGAGGTGGTACCCGCCGGTTACACCGCGCAGTGCTGGCTGGCGGAGCTGGTGACGCGTGGTGCGGGCAAACGTTGGCCGGACGGTACTCCGCCGCAGGCACAGGCCCTGATCGAAAAGGAACTGGGCCTGATCGCCAAGAAAAAGTACGCCTCGTACTTCCTTACCGTGCATGATCTGGTGGCATACGCCCGCAGCATTGGCATCGTTTGCCAAGGGCGGGGTTCGGCCGCCAACTCGGTGGTCTGCTTCGTGCTGGGTATTACCGAACTGGATCCTTCGCACAGCCATCTATTGTTTGAGCGCTTCATTTCGGACGACCGCGATGAGCCGCCGGATATCGACGTCGACTTCGAGCACGAACGACGCGAGGAAGTCATCCAGTACGTGTTTTCGCGCTATGGCCGTGAGCGTGCTGCCCTGGCTGCGGTCGCCACGCAGTACGGCGGGCGTGGTGCCCTGCGTGACGTGGCGCGGGTACTGGGCATGCCCGGTGACGTGATCACCCAGCTGACTTCCTGTGTCGGCCATTGGTCGGACAGCATTCCGGAGGAAGAGCGCCTGCGCGAGCATGGTTTCGACCCGGATAGCCCGCTGCTGCGCCGCATCCTGATACTGGCCAACGAACTGATTGATTTCCCGCATTACCTGTCCCAGCATCCGGGTGGCTTCGTCATTTCGGAGCGCGCCCTGCACAGCATGGTGCCGGTGGAGAATGCGGCGATGGAAGCACGCACCGTGATCCAGTGGGACAAGGATGATCTTGAAACGCTGGGCCTGATGAAAGTCGACGTTTTGGCGCTGGGCATGCTCACCGCGGTGCGCCGTTGTTTCGATCTGATCGAGCGTTATCGCGGCCTGCATTTCACCTTGGCGACGATCCCTCAGGAAGACAAGAAAACCTACGCGATGATCAGTCGCGCCGATACCATCGGCGTGTTCCAGATCGAATCGCGTGCACAGATGGCGATGCTGCCGCGGCTGAAGCCGCAGACGTTCTACGATCTGGTGGTTGAAGTGGCCATTGTCCGTCCCGGTCCGATCCAGGGTGACATGGTGCATCCCTACCTGCGCCGCCGTACCGGCGAAGAGTTGGTCAGTTATCCCTCCAAAGCATTGGAAGCGGTGCTTGAACGCACCTTGGGTGTGCCGCTGTTCCAGGAACAGGTGATGCAGATCGCGATGGTGGCAGCGGGCTATAACGCCAGTGAAGCCGATAGCCTGCGCCGTTCGATGGCAGCGTGGAAGCGCCACGGCGGGCTGGAGCCGCATCGGCTGAAACTCACCGAGGGCATGCTGGAACGCGGCTATCCACTGGAGTTCGCCGAACGCATCTTCGAGCAGATCAAGGGTTTCGGCAGCTATGGCTTTCCGGAAAGCCATGCGGCCAGTTTCGCGCTGATCGCCTACGCCAGCAGCTGGTTGAAATGCCATTACGCGGCTGAGTTCGCCTGTGCGCTGCTCAACAGCCAGCCGATGGGTTTCTACAGCCCGGACCAGTTGCTGCAGGATGTGCGCCGGCATGGCGTGGCAACGCGGCCGCTGGATGTGCGTTACAGCGGCTGGGAATGCTCCCTGGAATGGGAGCGCGACAATGAGCGGCTGGCAATCCGCCTGGGCTTTTGCCTGGTGCGTGGTTTCAACGCGGAAGACGCATTGCGCATCGAGCAGGCGAGGGCGCAGACCGCGTTCACCGATATCGCCGACCTGTGCCGACGTGCCGATCTCGATGCACGCGCCCGTGCCTTGCTCGCCGATGCGGGCGCCTTGCGCGGCATGGTCGGTAACCGGCATCGGGCGCGCTGGGCAATTGCCGGTGTCGAAGACCAGCGGCCCTTGTTTGACGATCAACCGGCAACCGCTGAAGCCGATGTCGCCTTGCCGATGCCCAGTGCCGGCGAGGATCTGAACGCCGATTACGCCTTGCTCGGTACCACCTTGGAGCTGCATCCGTTGGCGCGCCTGCGACGCCAGCTGAGCGCGCGCCGCTGCCGCAGTTCCAAGGATCTGGAAAGCATGCGCAGCACCGGCAATGTGCTGGTCGCCGGCCTGGTGCGCGGCCGTCAACGTCCTGCGACGGCGAGCGGCGTCACCTTCATCACCCTGGAAGACGAGTTCGGCCAGATCAATGTCGTGGTCTGGCGACAGTTAGCCGAGCGCCAGCGGCAGGTGTTCCTGGAATCACGGCTGATGCAGGTCAGCGGCCGGTTGGAAGCCGAAAACGGCGTGCGTCACCTGATCGCACGCCGCCTGGATGATCTGTCGCCGCTATTGGGCAGCCTGGACGTGCGCAGCCGCGACTTCCATTGA
- the fliP gene encoding flagellar type III secretion system pore protein FliP (The bacterial flagellar biogenesis protein FliP forms a type III secretion system (T3SS)-type pore required for flagellar assembly.), giving the protein MLALPLFAWATPGPQVPALPDVNVGKIGGAPVSLPLQTLLLMTAITLLPSMLLVLTAFTRIIIVLGLLRQALGTGQTPSNQILLGLALFLTAMIMMPVWDKSWSTGMAPYLDGQIDFQTAWQLTTAPLRAFMLAQVRETDLMTFAGLAGQGPYASPDAIPFPVLVASFVTSELKTAFEIGFLIFIPFVIIDLVVSSVLMSMGMMMLSPMLVSAPFKILLFVLVDGWVLVVGTLAASFNAV; this is encoded by the coding sequence ATGCTGGCGCTGCCGCTGTTCGCCTGGGCCACGCCCGGCCCGCAGGTGCCGGCGCTGCCGGACGTGAACGTCGGCAAGATCGGCGGTGCGCCGGTCAGCCTGCCGCTGCAGACCTTGTTGTTGATGACGGCAATCACCCTGCTGCCGTCGATGTTGCTGGTGCTCACCGCATTCACCCGCATCATCATCGTGCTCGGCCTGCTGCGTCAGGCACTGGGCACCGGGCAGACGCCGTCCAACCAGATCCTGCTTGGCCTGGCCTTGTTCCTGACCGCGATGATCATGATGCCGGTCTGGGACAAGTCGTGGTCCACCGGCATGGCGCCGTATCTGGATGGCCAGATCGACTTCCAGACCGCCTGGCAGCTGACCACCGCACCACTGCGCGCCTTCATGCTGGCGCAGGTCCGCGAGACCGACCTGATGACCTTCGCCGGCCTGGCCGGGCAAGGTCCTTACGCCAGCCCGGATGCGATTCCGTTCCCGGTACTGGTTGCCTCCTTCGTCACCAGCGAGCTGAAGACCGCGTTTGAAATCGGCTTCCTGATCTTCATCCCGTTCGTCATCATCGATCTGGTTGTCTCCAGCGTGCTGATGTCGATGGGCATGATGATGCTGTCGCCCATGCTGGTGTCGGCACCGTTCAAGATATTGCTGTTCGTGCTGGTGGACGGTTGGGTGCTGGTGGTTGGCACCTTGGCAGCCAGCTTCAACGCGGTGTAG
- the fliO gene encoding flagellar biosynthetic protein FliO gives MIALLAYAAPAAKAATPVGQHAASAPGLFGAFFTLLLVLGLIIGLGWLLKRMPGGAFRPAEGLKVVASINVGAKERVVVVDVNGQQLLLGITAGGISTLHQLPEPLPQTPAPALPNLKQLPNFAQLLAQKLRKDS, from the coding sequence TTGATCGCACTGCTCGCCTATGCCGCGCCGGCCGCCAAGGCGGCAACGCCGGTCGGCCAGCACGCGGCCAGCGCGCCCGGCCTGTTCGGCGCGTTCTTCACCTTGCTGCTGGTGCTGGGCCTGATCATCGGCCTGGGCTGGTTGCTCAAGCGCATGCCCGGCGGCGCGTTCCGCCCGGCCGAAGGCCTGAAGGTGGTCGCCAGCATCAATGTCGGTGCCAAAGAGCGTGTGGTGGTGGTCGACGTCAATGGCCAGCAGTTGCTGCTGGGCATCACCGCCGGCGGCATCAGCACCTTGCACCAGCTGCCCGAGCCGCTGCCGCAGACGCCTGCACCGGCCCTGCCCAATCTCAAACAACTACCGAATTTCGCCCAGCTGCTGGCACAGAAGCTGCGCAAGGACTCCTGA
- the fliN gene encoding flagellar motor switch protein FliN has protein sequence MNDNHSPETENGATPAQFANLQADNATNTDLDLDVILDVPVTLSLEVGRARLPIRNLLQLNQGSVVELERGAGESLDVFVNGTLIAHGEVVVINDRFGVRLTDVVSPSERIRRLR, from the coding sequence ATGAATGACAACCACTCTCCCGAAACTGAAAACGGCGCAACGCCGGCACAGTTCGCCAACCTGCAAGCCGACAACGCCACCAACACCGACCTGGACCTGGACGTCATCCTCGACGTACCGGTGACCTTGTCGCTGGAAGTCGGCCGCGCGCGCCTGCCGATCCGCAACCTGCTGCAGCTCAACCAGGGCTCGGTGGTGGAACTGGAGCGTGGTGCTGGCGAATCGCTGGACGTGTTCGTCAACGGCACCTTGATCGCGCACGGTGAAGTCGTGGTCATCAATGATCGCTTCGGCGTGCGCCTGACCGACGTGGTCAGCCCCAGCGAGCGCATCCGGAGACTGCGTTGA
- the fliM gene encoding flagellar motor switch protein FliM, producing the protein MSINDLLSQDEIDALLHGVDSGSVNTAEPEAAPGEARSYDFASQDRIIRGRMPTLEMVNERFARLWRIGLFNLIRRSAELSVRGIELIKFGDYLHSLYVPTNLNLIRFKPLRGTGLIVFEPTLVFAIVDNFFGGDGRYPTRIEGREFTATEMRVIQLMLKQTFTDLREAWGPVMNVDFDYINSEINPHFANIVSPREYVVVSRFHVELDSGGGDIHITLPYSMLEPIRELLDAGIQSDRNDRDESWAIMLREQLDTAEVELSSVLAKRRMSLRELTRLKIGDVLPIEMPKQVPLCVEGIPVFTGEFGVSNERNAIKITATHPPGKRPNVPAIQENTDE; encoded by the coding sequence ATGAGCATCAACGACCTGCTGTCCCAAGACGAGATCGACGCCCTGCTGCACGGCGTCGATTCCGGCTCGGTCAATACCGCCGAGCCGGAGGCGGCACCTGGCGAAGCGCGTTCCTACGATTTCGCCAGCCAGGACCGCATCATCCGCGGGCGCATGCCGACCCTGGAAATGGTCAATGAGCGGTTTGCGCGCCTGTGGCGCATCGGCCTGTTCAACCTGATCCGGCGTTCGGCCGAGTTGTCGGTGCGTGGCATCGAGCTGATCAAGTTCGGCGACTACCTGCATTCGCTATATGTACCGACCAACCTCAACCTGATCCGCTTCAAGCCGCTGCGCGGCACCGGCCTGATCGTGTTCGAGCCGACCCTGGTGTTCGCCATCGTCGACAATTTCTTCGGCGGTGATGGACGCTACCCGACCCGCATCGAAGGCCGCGAGTTCACCGCTACCGAAATGCGCGTGATCCAGCTGATGCTCAAGCAGACCTTCACCGATCTGCGCGAAGCCTGGGGCCCGGTGATGAATGTCGACTTCGACTACATCAACTCCGAGATCAACCCGCACTTCGCCAACATCGTCAGCCCGCGCGAATACGTGGTGGTCAGCCGTTTCCACGTCGAACTGGACAGTGGCGGCGGCGACATCCACATCACCTTGCCGTACTCGATGCTGGAACCGATCCGCGAGCTGCTCGATGCCGGCATCCAGAGCGATCGCAATGACCGCGACGAGAGCTGGGCCATCATGCTGCGCGAGCAGCTGGATACCGCCGAAGTCGAGCTGTCCAGCGTACTGGCCAAGCGCCGCATGAGCCTGCGCGAGCTGACCAGGTTGAAGATCGGCGATGTACTGCCGATCGAAATGCCCAAGCAGGTGCCACTGTGCGTGGAAGGCATCCCGGTATTCACCGGCGAGTTTGGTGTGTCCAACGAACGCAACGCCATCAAGATCACTGCTACCCATCCTCCGGGAAAGCGCCCCAACGTTCCCGCGATTCAGGAAAACACCGATGAATGA
- a CDS encoding flagellar basal body-associated FliL family protein — protein sequence MAVAADKNRKAEPTKEAASKPKRSLLVPALIAVFAAAAAGGGVWYFIQGKDHAEASKEAKPKTPAPAQYFALDPAFVVNLSGPVDGPRYLQVEVQLMTRDPLALAALQTHAPAIRAKLLMLFSQVEPTQIADRAGKEKLQAAALAEVQKLMKAETGQNSADELLFTSFVTQ from the coding sequence GTGGCCGTTGCCGCTGATAAAAACCGCAAAGCTGAACCCACCAAGGAAGCGGCAAGCAAACCGAAGCGCTCGTTGTTGGTTCCCGCCCTGATCGCCGTGTTCGCTGCTGCCGCAGCCGGTGGCGGCGTCTGGTATTTCATCCAGGGCAAGGACCACGCCGAAGCCAGCAAGGAGGCCAAGCCCAAGACGCCGGCCCCGGCCCAGTACTTCGCGCTGGACCCGGCCTTCGTGGTCAACCTCAGCGGCCCGGTCGATGGCCCGCGCTACCTGCAGGTCGAGGTGCAGCTGATGACCCGTGATCCGTTGGCCCTGGCTGCGCTGCAGACCCACGCCCCGGCCATCCGCGCCAAATTGTTGATGCTGTTCTCGCAGGTCGAGCCGACCCAGATCGCCGACCGCGCGGGCAAGGAAAAGCTGCAGGCCGCCGCGCTGGCGGAAGTGCAGAAGCTGATGAAGGCCGAAACCGGCCAGAACAGCGCCGATGAGCTGTTGTTCACCAGCTTTGTGACCCAGTAA